A section of the Humulus lupulus chromosome 2, drHumLupu1.1, whole genome shotgun sequence genome encodes:
- the LOC133816656 gene encoding transcription factor MUTE: protein MSHIAVERNRRRQMNEHLKVLRSLTPCFYIKRGDQASIIGGVIEFIKEMHQVLQSLESKKRRKSVSPSPGPTPSPRPLVLQHTSSSSTTTITHLDSPLGLEISNNHVVKELGACCNSLTADVEAKISGSNVLMKIISRRIPGQITNIISVLERLSFEVLHLNVSSMEDTVLYSFVVKIGLECQLSMEELVLEVQQSIRSSESSNAILYAE, encoded by the exons atgtctcACATCGCTGTAGAGAGAAATAGAAGAAGACAGATGAATGAACATCTCAAAGTTCTACGTTCTTTAACCCCATGTTTCTATATCAAaagg GGAGACCAAGCATCAATAATAGGGGGTGTGATTGAATTTATCAAGGAGATGCACCAAGTTCTTCAATCTTTGGAGTCGAAGAAACGAAGAAAGAGTGTGAGCCCTAGCCCTGGTCCAACTCCAAGCCCTAGACCACTAGTACTACAACACacaagtagtagtagtactactactattactcatCTTGATAGCCCTTTGGGATTAGAAATAAGTAACAATCATGTAGTTAAGGAGCTAGGAGCATGCTGCAACTCCCTAACGGCCGATGTGGAAGCAAAGATCTCAGGGTCCAACGTCCTAATGAAGATAATTTCACGGCGAATTCCGGGTCAAATCACCAATATAATTAGTGTATTGGAGAGGCTTTCCTTTGAGGTTCTTCATCTCAATGTCAGTAGCATGGAAGACACTGTTTTATACTCCTTTGTCGTTAAG ATAGGGCTGGAATGTCAATTGAGCATGGAAGAATTGGTGCTTGAAGTTCAACAAAGTATCCGTTCATCAGAATCTTCAAACGCCATCCTTTATGCAGAATAG